One Triticum dicoccoides isolate Atlit2015 ecotype Zavitan chromosome 4B, WEW_v2.0, whole genome shotgun sequence genomic window carries:
- the LOC119291617 gene encoding protein BIG GRAIN 1-like has protein sequence MERRGDKGMAARARRHVDQPSFSSSLLDAIYRSMEDEPGHAAGDAAATKKKQQQQQQEALHYSYYYRPSLAGSYRARAPAPGPHATTSSSSECSSYGGFSSSEAESSNHRRLRPIRTTVPDGQPAPAPEKKAKKQPAGASIRAKLRDLRKPASPGARLAGFLNTIFAGKRAPQTPPSARTAAEYACSSASSYSRSCLSKTPSTRGHANRTVRFVDSDREAPATVPGADRRRVPVEQMLLRRMEMESDEEDDEESSDASSDLFELENFAAAAVPPGAGYRDELPVYETTRVVLNRGIGHAQHGHGRSARVV, from the coding sequence ATGGAGAGGCGCGGGGACAAGGGGATGGCGGCGCGGGCGAGGCGCCACGTCGACCAGCCGTCCTTCTCGTCGTCGCTGCTCGACGCGATATACAGGTCCATGGAGGACGAACCGGGCCACGCCGCCGGGGACGCGGcggcgaccaagaagaagcagcagcagcagcagcaggaggccCTGCACTACAGCTACTACTACAGGCCGTCGCTGGCCGGGAGctaccgtgcgcgcgcgccggccccgGGGCCGCACGCCACCACGTCCAGCTCCTCCGAGTGCTCCAGCTACGGCGGCTTCTCCTCGTCCGAGGCCGAGTCGTCCAACCACCGCCGCCTGCGCCCCATCCGCACCACCGTGCCCGACGGCCAGCCCGCGcccgcgccggagaagaaggccaagaagcagCCGGCGGGGGCCTCCATCCGCGCCAAGCTCAGGGACCTCCGCAAGCCGGCCTCCCCCGGCGCGCGCCTCGCGGGCTTCCTCAACACCATCTTCGCGGGCAAGCGCGCCCCGCAGACGCCGCCCTCGGCCCGGACGGCGGCGGAGTACGCGTGCTCCTCGGCGTCGTCGTACTCGCGGTCATGCCTGAGCAAGACGCCGTCGACGCGCGGGCACGCCAACCGCACCGTGCGGTTCGTGGACAGCGACCGCGAGGCGCCGGCGACGGTGCCCGGGGCGGACCGCCGGAGGGTGCCGGTGGAGCAGATGCTGCTCCGGCGCATGGAGATggagagcgacgaggaggacgacgaggagagCAGCGACGCCAGCTCCGACCTGTTCGAGCTGGAGAACTTCGCCGCGGCCGCCGTGCCGCCGGGCGCGGGGTACAGGGACGAGCTGCCGGTGTACGAGACGACGAGGGTGGTGCTGAACCGCGGCATTGGGCACGCGCAGCAcgggcacggccggagcgccagagTCGTCTGA
- the LOC119293945 gene encoding uncharacterized protein LOC119293945, giving the protein MSWTSGASSAPGFRRASGRRDMDSRSPVAYRESPMAYEPPKLCHCRQPRKAPRWISWSRQNPGRRYYACVDAMHGGCGYVEWHDDPLPKFFSDLIGDLRDEVWRLKGQRSVVQTEEECPNVLMPGHDASRVMALELELKERNAELEAMNGKYRNVVMVFIVFVVGVVVGKMLVY; this is encoded by the exons ATGTCGTGGACTTCCGGGGCTTCTTCCGCCCCCGGCTTCCGTCGCGCCAGTGGAAGGAGGGACATGGATTCGAGGTCTCCGGTCGCTTACAGGGAGAGCCCAATGGCGTACGAGCCGCCAAAGTTGTGCCACTGCAGACAGCCACGGaaggcgccgagatggatctcatgGAGCCGTCAAAATCCCGGCAGGAGGTACTACGCGTGCGTAGATGCAATG CATGGTGGATGTGGCTATGTGGAGTGGCATGATGATCCTTTGCCCAAGTTTTTTAGTGACTTGATTGGAGATTTGAGAGATGAGGTGTGGAGGCTAAAGGGTCAAAGATCTGTGGTTCAGACTGAAGAGGAGTGCCCAAATGTGCTTATGCCTGGACATGATGCATCAAGGGTTATGGCTCTTGAGCTTGAGTTAAAGGAGAGGAATGCAGAGCTGGAAGCAATGAACGGGAAATATAGGAATGTGGTGATGGTTTTCATTGTGTTTGTGGTGGGTGTAGTTGTTGGGAAAATGCTAGTGTACTGA